The Hornefia porci genome contains the following window.
AGCGTGAGCGAAGGCATGGGACATAGAGCATTTGGCATTTCCGATCCCGTATCCTCCGAGATTGGAAGCCAGCTGCATATCCTCTCGGGCATTGATGTCATCTCCATGCTCCACAGCTTGCTTGTAACTCCTCTCCATCAGGCGGATTGCTTCATAGGAAACCACCTGCGTGATTCTGCAGGTCATTTTCGAAGTAATAGCATCAATAGCGTGAGCCAGTACATCAAAAGCACATGCTGCGGTGACCTTCGGAGGTGCGCCTAGAGTGAGTTCCGGATCAATCAATGCCATTGCAGGAGTCGTTCCCGCTCCAATGATGACACGTTTGATCCCGTTCACCGTATCCGTCACCACTGCGCCTTTCGATGCTTCGCTTCCGCTTCCGGAGGTTGTAGGAATAGTAATCAACGGAATTGCCGTTCTCTGCGGATGGGAAATGTCATAGAATGTCTCTAGTGGTTCGCCATTATCCAACAGAAGTTTAACGCACTTCGCCGCATCCATACAGCTTCCTCCGCCAATGGCAACAATGCTGTCAACTTCTGCATCCTTTCCAAAGGCCGCGATCTTTTTTATGATCCGATCGCTTGGATCCGATTCTACTTTATTGTTTTCTGCAACTTCCAGTCCTGCTCTTTCAATTGCTTGTACAATGAGAGCCGGAAGGCCCGCCGCTTCTACCCCTTTCCCGTGCATGACCAGAACTTTTTTACATCCCATCGCCGCCAGTTTTTCGCCTGCCTCCTTAGAGCAGCCCCGTCCGAAGAACTGAGGAAACGTTATCATGAAACTGTTTGCGCCCATAGTTTTTCCTCCTATTCAAACATTGTTGCTAAAATTTCTTCTTCTGTGATCGTCCCGAAATAATCCGGCAGTTTGATTCCATCCAGAACACTTCTACACTCCTCTTTGGTAAATTCCTTTCCAATAAACAAAGGAATGATTTCTCCCATAGGTTTCACTGCCAGAAAATCGCCATAGATTTTGAGGGCTTCGATCCTTCCTTTTTTCATATTTCCATAGATCTCAAGAGTTCCTCCATCCCAGTAACTCTTGTGATGCTTTTCAAACTCCGGAGACCTACCGTAATTCCATTCCCATGTATCGTACTTATCCCTTTTCAGCTGCTCTACACCCCCCAGTTCTTCCTCTGTTAGAGAACTCTGCACAAAACCTTCCCCAGAAAGAGATTTCTTCAAATGGTCCCAGAACTCCTGAAGGGTCATATCTTCATCGATATAATCCGCGATATTACCTACTCTGCTCTTCACTGACTTGGAACTCTTTGAACGAAACTTATGCGGATCAACATTCAACGCTCCGTCAATCATCTCCGGATCGGATCGGAACAGCAAGGTTCCATGATGCAGTATCCTGCCTTTTTCAATGCGTTGGGCCGTACCGGAGATTTTACGCCCGTCAATGAGAATGTCATTCCGCCCAGAAGCCACTGCATGCACATGCAACTGCTCCAGAGCATTGATAACCGGAATTGTAAACTGATTTATCGTAAGTTTTTCCGGGTTATCCAGATCTGTGATAAATGAATAATTCAGATTTCCCAGATCGTGATACACTGCACCACCTCCGGTTGTCCGGCGAACAACATTGATGTGGTGCTTTTCCACAAAAGGAACATTAATTTCCTCCAGCGTGTTCTGATTCTGGCCGATGATCACAGAATTATCGTTCTGCCACAGAATGAGAGTGTCGCCTGCGGTCCGATGACAAAGAACATACTCCTCGAAAGCCAGATTGTATCGCGGGTCAGTTGCCCCCGTTTCCATATATGTAACCATAATTTTCTCCCTTATAGATGAATTTCTTTCGTCTGCAACGGTCGACACAGAATATGGACATTCTTCTCCTTCGGAAGTTTTGCCAAAGCGTAGTTCACTGCCGAAAGATAGCGAAATTTATCATCCTCCGGCGCAGGAAGATGGTACAGGATCACATGCGACGGATTTATTCTTCCATATACATAATCAATGCCTCCCGGCGCGGTCAGCCAGGGGAAGTCCATAATAGCCAGATCGATGTTTCTTCCCTTCACTTTCGCTGCCAGTTCCTCCGTGAAAAATTTTCCGTCTCCAGGCATCAAAATGTTCTTCCCTCCCACGGAGATCAAACATCCAAAATGCGGAGTCTCCTTTGAGGGACCACCCTCATGAAGCAGCTGGAAGAAGTCGAAGTCTATTCCATGGAACTTCATTGAGATATCTTCAGATAAAACAGCCCTTGGGTTTCGAATGGTTTCATCCGGCAAAACAGTCTCTGGGCCAATCAGAAGGCAATCTGGATAGGCTTCCAGATATGCCTTCGTCATCCCAGCGGAATAATGGTCCTTGTGGGCATGTGTGAAGAAAAGGCAGTTCGCATTTTGAAATTCCGGCGCCTCCATTACGCGGCGAAACAACTCCTGTGTCATCACAGAAATCCCTTCATCCGCCGCCTCGAAGAACGCATCCACAAGAATCTTCTTCCCCTCGATTTGTATCGAAACACCTGCATTGACGCTTAATGTTATTTTGCAATCCATATTTGTCACCTTACAGGCGGCATGTTCAGGGTACGCCCCTGCAAATCAAGTGCCGCCTCTCGAACCGTCTCGGAGATAGTCGGATGGGAGTGAATCGTGGTGATCAACTGCTCTACCGTCATGCCCATACGAATCGCAATAGCGCCCTCGGCAATCAGATCAGTTGCTCTCGGTCCGATGATATGCATGCCAAGGATCTTTTCTGTCTCAGCGCTTGCAATGATTTTCACCAGTCCCTCGCCACCGTTCATGATTATGGCTTTCCCATTGGCGAACATAGGAAACTTCCCAACTTTATAGGTTCCTGCTTCAAGCTGATCCTCCCGAAGCCCCACTGCCGCCGCCTCCGGCTCCATATATACACAGGTGGGATTTGTGGACTCATCGTACACAGAATCTATCCCCATAATATTCTCTGCAGCAACCTCACCCATACAGGAGGCCGTATGAGCAAGCTGCGCATGTCCTTCCACACAGTCTCCAATGGCGTAGATTCCTTCCACGTTCGTCCTCATATGTTCATCTACGATGATTTTCCCTCTATTGTTTTCAATACCGCCCGTCGCCAGCTCCAGGAACTCTGTATTCGCCTTCCTTCCTACGGCGACCAGGACTTTTTCCGCTTGGAAAGAAACCTCTTCCCCGTTTTTCTTCTCACATATTACGCGGGCACCTTCTGTTATCGCTTCAATGGACTTAACCGGCGTTCCCATCTGGATATCGATTCCCATGCCTTTCATATGACGCATGCCCACCGCCGTGATTTCTCTATCTAACATAGGAAGTGCATGATCCATGGCCTCCACCACGGTGACCTTTGTTCCAAAGGATGCGTAGGCGCAGGCCAGTTCCAAACCGATCACACCTGCTCCAATGACCACCAGGCTCTTCGGCAGTTCCGTCAAGGAAAGCATTCCCGTCGAATCCAGACACGCTGAAGTGGAATTCACTCCGGGGATAGGAGGCGTCGCGTTGACAGAACCCGTGGCCAAAATCACCGCGTCTGCTTCTACAGGCTCCGTCTCGCCATTGGCGCCCTCTATCTCCAGTTCCCCGGGAGCCACAAAACTTGCTTTCCCGTAAATCACACTGACTCCATTGGCGTGCATCAGCCCGCCTATTCCATTTACCAGTTGGGAGGACACCTTATCCTTATTTGCCATCACCTGGGGAAAGTTGATCTGCGCTCCCTTCACATCCACACCTATCTGAGGACCCTGAATCCGGATCTGCTCCAGAAGTTCTGCGCTGTGAAGCATACACTTTGTGGGAATGCATCCAATATTCAGGCAGGTTCCGCCCAATTTATCCATTTCGATCACAGAGACCTCTGCACCCAACTGCGCCGCCCTAATGGCGGCAATGTAGCCACCGGGGCCTCCACCGATCACTGCTACTTTTTTTCTGCTCATTCTACTGCCTCCTTAAATCTGTCTCGTAGAGTTCCTCAGCATCGTCCCACAAATTGATGATCACCGGAACCACCTTGTACAGATCCCCCACGATGCCGAAATCTGCTACCGTGAAGATGGGCGCATCCGGATCCTTATTAATGGCTACAATGATATCCGAAGTCTGCATGCCGGCTAAGTGCTGAATCGCGCCGGAGATACCACAGGCAAAGTAAATTTTCGGTTTCACTGTAGTTCCTGTCTGCCCAACCTGATGAGAATGATCAATCCAGCCACTATCCACCGCCGCACGGGAGGCTCCCACCACGCCGCCGGTTTTCTCAGCAAACCTCCGCATAAGCTCGAAGCCCTCCGGACCGCCCAGTCCCCGTCCGCCGGAGCAGATAATATCTGCGTCCGTTAAAGAAATCATTTCCTTCGCCGACTTGATAACCTCCAATACTTTGATACGAATATCCTTCTCTTCCAACTGGGGCACAACCACTTCTACTTCCCCATCTGCCTGAAGATCTCGTTCCAGCCTCTGCATGACGCCAGGGCGCACTGTTGACATCTGAGGTCTTGTATTAGGGCAGATGATGGTCGCCATCAGATTCCCGCCAAACGCCGGACGGGTCATCTTCAGGCCCCCGTCATCTGATGCCGGATCAATTTTGCTAGTGTCCAATGTGGTATTCTTATTTGCGTAATCAACATATTTATCCAGGTTCACATCTAGATGAGTGCAGTCTGCCGTAAGTCCGGTGTCGACACGAGCTGCGATCCGCGGTGCAAGATCCCGTCCGATATGAGTAGCTCCATAGATGACGATCTCTGGCTTGCGCTGTATGATCAACTCTGTCAGGGCTTTTGTGTAAGCATCAGTGGTGTATTGCTTCAACAAAGGATGCTGCAAGGAGATTACGCCATCTGCACCGTATTCGAAGCACTCCTTCGCCAGGGAGTCCACATCCTCTTGGGCTCCTGCCAAAATAGCATACACCTTTGTATTCCTCTCCATATCTCTGGAGAGTCGCCGCCCTTCGCCGATCAACTCCAGGGCAACATTAGCCAGTTTTCCGTCACGTTGCTCTGCAAATACCCAAATGTCTTTATATTCTTCAAAACGATTCATTTTTGCCCCCCTTAGATCACATGCTTTGCTTTCAGATTGACCAGAAGTCTGGTCGCCTGTTCCTTCTCGTCGCCCCCGTCCAGCATGATCCCTCGACCCTTCGGTTTAGGGGTAAAGGAACGGAACACATTGGTTGGAGAAGCCTTAAGACCGACGATCGCGGGATCCAGGTTCACATCCGTGGCACTCAAGGTTATAATTTTTTCATCCATTTCTTCATCAAAAATTCCCGCATAAGTCATATATCGGGGCTCATTTAATTCCTTTACGCAGGTTAACATGCAGGGGAGGGCAACCTCGACAGTCTCGTATCCATCCTCCAGTTGTCGTTTGGCGAGAACCGTGCGACCGTCCTCTTCTATTTCCAGACCCTCTACATAAGTGACCTGAGGAATTCCCAGTTTCTCAGCGATCTGCGGTCCTACCTGCGCCGTATCCCCATCAATGGCCTGCCGACCTCCGATAAGAATATCAAAATCCCCCAGGTACCGAATCATGCCTGCCAGAGCATTGGATGTCGCCCATGTATCCGAACCACCAACTGCACGATCCGTCAACAGGACGCCCTTATCCGCTCCCATGGCGATCGCCTCGATCAGAATATCCTTTGCCTGAGGTGGTCCCATAGTCACCACCGTGACGGTGGATCCGGGATAGCGGTCCTTCAGGGTCAGAGCACCTTCCAGCGCATTTGCATCATCAGGGTTCAATATGCTCGGAACGCCCTGACGAATCAGTGTCCCTGTTTTGGGATCGATTCTGATAACATTAGTGTCAGGTACCTGCTTGGCACATACAATAATTTTATAAGCCATCTTCTTTCCTCCTGTAACACTCTATTTAAATACCTGCCCGGCAATGATCATTTTCTGAATTTCCGATGTTCCTTCATAGATCTCGGTGATCTTCGCATCCCGCATCATCCGCTCCACCGGATAATCCTCTGTATACCCGTATCCACCATGCAGCTGCACAGCCTTTGTAGTGACAAACATTGCTGTCTCTGCAGCATAGTACTTAGCAATAGACGCATCCATGATGTAAGGAAGCCCATCATTCTTTTCCTGAGCCGCCTTGTAGCAAATCATTCTGGCGCATTCCGTTCTGGCCTTCATCTCCGCAATATCAAACTGGAGTCCCTGGAATTTAGTCAGAGGTTTGCCAAACTGTCTTCTTTGTTTCATATATTCAACAGTTGTTTCCAATGCTCCCTCAGCAATGCCTACTGCCTCTGCAGCAACACCAATCCGTCCGCCATCTACAATTTCCATGGCAATGTTGAAACCACGATTGTATTTTCCCAGAAGTCTGTCCTCCGGGATGCGGCAATCCTGGAACACCAATTCTGCCGTCGCTGATCCCCGGATTCCCATCTTCGATTCGATCTTGCCGATGGAAAATCCCGGATCTGTATCCTCCACAATGAAGGCTGAAATACCTTTGTTCCCCAGATCCTTGTCGGTCTGAGCAATGATGACGTATACCTGAGCCTGACCACCGTTTGTAATAAAGCACTTAGTTCCGTTCAGTACCCATTCACCGTTCTCCAAAACCGCCTTGGTCTGCTGACTTCCCGCATCGGAGCCTGCTCCCGGCTCAGTCAGTCCGAAGGCACCCAGTTTCCGTCCGGAAAAGAGATCCGGCAAATATTTCATCTTCTGCTCCTCACTGCCAAAAGTGTAAATAGGCCAACAACAAAGAGAGTTGTGGCAGGCAAAAGCCGTGGCTGTTGTGGCACACGCCTTGGCAATTTCTTCAATAGTGATGATATAGGAAACGTAATCCGCGCCGGCTCCGCCGTATTTCTTGGGATAGGCGATTCCCATCATTCCCAGTTTACCCATCTTGTCAATGGTCTCCCGAGGAAAGCGATGTTCCTGGTCAATCTCCGCTGCGATAGGTGCTACCTCGTTTTCCACAAAACGCCGCACCAGTTTCCGCACGAATTCCTGTCTTTTTGTCAGTTCAAAATTCATTCATGGCCTCCTTACCAAAGTTGATATTTTTCTGCGTCCTTTCTGATTTCCGTCCGGAAGTCCGGATGAGCCACCGCAACCAGATTCTGTATCCTCTGTCGGATATTACGTCCCCGCATGGGTGCAATCCCATACTCTGTGACGATGTAATCCACATTATTTCGGGAAAGAGTGACAATGGCTCCAGGGGTATGCATAGCATTGATAGTGGAGCGTTCTCCTTTCTTGGCGGTAGAATGCAGGCAGATGATAGACCGCCCGCCCTTTGATGCTCCTGCTCCTGCAGAAGTATCCACGGCACCGCCGGTACCACTGTACTGCAAAGTTCCGATGGATTCCGAACACACCTGCCCGGTGAGATCCACCTCGATAGCCGTATTGATTGACACCATATTATCATTCTTCGCAATGATATGGGAATCATTGACCAGATCCCCCGGCATAATCCATACACCCGGATTCTGGTGCATCATATCATACAGTTTTTGACTTCCCAAAGCGAATGTTGCGATGCTCTTTCCGCGAAAGAGTGTCTTCTTCCTATTCGTCACTGCCCCGGCTTCTGTCAATCGGTAGATGGCATCGGTCATCAGCTCTGTATGCACGCCAAGGTCCTGTTTTTCCATCAGTCCGTTCGCCACAGCATCCGGGATCTTGCCAATCCCCAGTTGGATGGTATCGCCATCGTTCACCAGAGTGGAAACATAACCCCCGATTGCTTCATCCTCCGGGGACAATTTAAGTGTCTCCGGCAAAACAGGAATCGGCTCCTTGGACTCTACGATGTAATCAATATCACTGATATGGATTTCTGTATCCCCATTTACCTGAGGCAGCCTCGGATTCACCTCGCAAATCACAACATCTGCCCGGCGGGCAAACTCTTTTTCGTGTATGTTGCTCAGGGAAAATCTGCAAAATCCATGCTCATCCATAGAGGACACCGCGCCTATGAAGACATTTGGTTTATAATAGTCAGCCCAGCGCCAGGACCCGTCGTGAAGATGTCCCGGAACATAGTTCACGAGTCCCTTACGATGACCAGCTCGATCCCCGTCCATCTCAAACAGGCTGTCCACGTCGATCAAGTCTCTGTATTTTTCCTCCACCAAGTATGGATAGTTAAACAGATCCATGTTGCTGTATATTTTGAAACCTACCCCCGCCTCAGCAACCTTATGCAGGTTCTTCAGCAACAGGAACGGTGCCTGTGCGCAGAGCGAAGTCATAATGCGGTCGCCCTGATGAATATGAGAAAGAGCTTCTTCTACACTAACGATTTTTTCTCTGTAAATTTTTTTGTAATCCACTGTTGCAAATCCTTTCTGTCACTTTACCGATGAGGATCAATTATAACCTTGACATCCTGAAGTTTTCCAGAAGACATTGCAGTCATCCGCTCTTGAACTTCCCCCATGGAAATCACACTGGTGATATGCGGAAGAAAATCCTGCGGATATTTCTCAATCGCACAGATCGCTTCAGTAAAATCATTTTCAGTTATGCTCCAGCTAGAGACATATGACAGTTCTTTGTATTGAAATGCGAAGAAATTGAAACTGAGAACGCCCTCCATGCTGCCAACCTGAATTATTGTCCCGCCTTTCCGCGCCATAGGGATCAGCGTCTCGTTAAACAGCTTATCATTGGGATGGCTGCACTCGAAGATCTTGTCGAATCCGATTTTTGTTTTCGCCTGAACCGCCTTCAACGCTCCTTCTTCCATAGGATTGACGACTTCGTCAGCTGCGCTGAACTTCTTCAGGTGTGCAATCCTATTCTCGTTGATTTCTGACATTACAATATAAGCGCCTTGTTTTTTTGCCCACCATGCCGTGAGTATAGCTATGATGCCACCGCCAATGATTAGTATATTTTCCCCGGCCTGAACGTTTCCCCGGGTGATCGCCGCGTGGTGCCCGTTGGCGATAGGCTCTACCAGTGCACCCAATTCCGGTTTCACAGCGCTGTCCAGCTTGAATGCTTTGTCTGCAAGAACCGCGAAGCGGGCAGTGCACGCTCCATCAATCGTCACGCCGGGACCACCCTTTGTGACCGTTTCATTACACAAATTCTCCATTCCATTGTTGCAAAAGAAGCAGTTTCGACAATAATTCGCAGGAATGCCGGCAACTCTATCACCTATGCACAGATCTTTCCGCGGTCCCGGATCAACCACCGTTCCACAGTATTCATGACCCATTATGTGCCCACTGCCGAAAATTCTGGTTCCCTTCCACAGCGTAAGGTCAGAGCCACACAGTCCAACCCTTTCCACATCAATAATCACATGTTTTCCGTCCTGGATCGGCTCCGGAATATCAACGATCTGAAAATTCTTCGGTTCCACTAATCTCAGTGCTTTCATGGATACACCTCCGTTTCGGTCACTCTCATATTGCAATTAATTGCAATCTTCTTTCATTTTTTGTATAATATCAATACAACTATTGCACGTACAAAAGGAGTAAATTATGCAACCGTCATCCATCAAGGAAGTTTCGGCATTATTGAATTTTCTCTATGAACTGCCCAATGACTATACCAACTACCCGGATCATGTTCTGGAGTTGATCGACCGATATTTTCCGTTTCATAAACTGACCTTTATCCCGCTGAATTCCAGTTTTGCCACACTGAACAGCTCCAATCCGGACACCTGGTTCAACGAAATCCGCACGCGCGGTCTCAGTGAACAACTGCTGGAGCAGTATTACACCAGAGCC
Protein-coding sequences here:
- a CDS encoding iron-containing alcohol dehydrogenase produces the protein MGANSFMITFPQFFGRGCSKEAGEKLAAMGCKKVLVMHGKGVEAAGLPALIVQAIERAGLEVAENNKVESDPSDRIIKKIAAFGKDAEVDSIVAIGGGSCMDAAKCVKLLLDNGEPLETFYDISHPQRTAIPLITIPTTSGSGSEASKGAVVTDTVNGIKRVIIGAGTTPAMALIDPELTLGAPPKVTAACAFDVLAHAIDAITSKMTCRITQVVSYEAIRLMERSYKQAVEHGDDINAREDMQLASNLGGYGIGNAKCSMSHAFAHALGALYHVPHGVCCAIFTPASLEYVSDTCPEQIRAIAELLHAAYDAEDSTREIARKTGEQIRRMYRAVGIDDITAYIPDEEEAIKRLTPVAEKDIMALFSPRPIDDESCEWVIRRTYELARS
- a CDS encoding lipoate--protein ligase; this translates as MVTYMETGATDPRYNLAFEEYVLCHRTAGDTLILWQNDNSVIIGQNQNTLEEINVPFVEKHHINVVRRTTGGGAVYHDLGNLNYSFITDLDNPEKLTINQFTIPVINALEQLHVHAVASGRNDILIDGRKISGTAQRIEKGRILHHGTLLFRSDPEMIDGALNVDPHKFRSKSSKSVKSRVGNIADYIDEDMTLQEFWDHLKKSLSGEGFVQSSLTEEELGGVEQLKRDKYDTWEWNYGRSPEFEKHHKSYWDGGTLEIYGNMKKGRIEALKIYGDFLAVKPMGEIIPLFIGKEFTKEECRSVLDGIKLPDYFGTITEEEILATMFE
- a CDS encoding MBL fold metallo-hydrolase, with protein sequence MDCKITLSVNAGVSIQIEGKKILVDAFFEAADEGISVMTQELFRRVMEAPEFQNANCLFFTHAHKDHYSAGMTKAYLEAYPDCLLIGPETVLPDETIRNPRAVLSEDISMKFHGIDFDFFQLLHEGGPSKETPHFGCLISVGGKNILMPGDGKFFTEELAAKVKGRNIDLAIMDFPWLTAPGGIDYVYGRINPSHVILYHLPAPEDDKFRYLSAVNYALAKLPKEKNVHILCRPLQTKEIHL
- the lpdA gene encoding dihydrolipoyl dehydrogenase — encoded protein: MSRKKVAVIGGGPGGYIAAIRAAQLGAEVSVIEMDKLGGTCLNIGCIPTKCMLHSAELLEQIRIQGPQIGVDVKGAQINFPQVMANKDKVSSQLVNGIGGLMHANGVSVIYGKASFVAPGELEIEGANGETEPVEADAVILATGSVNATPPIPGVNSTSACLDSTGMLSLTELPKSLVVIGAGVIGLELACAYASFGTKVTVVEAMDHALPMLDREITAVGMRHMKGMGIDIQMGTPVKSIEAITEGARVICEKKNGEEVSFQAEKVLVAVGRKANTEFLELATGGIENNRGKIIVDEHMRTNVEGIYAIGDCVEGHAQLAHTASCMGEVAAENIMGIDSVYDESTNPTCVYMEPEAAAVGLREDQLEAGTYKVGKFPMFANGKAIIMNGGEGLVKIIASAETEKILGMHIIGPRATDLIAEGAIAIRMGMTVEQLITTIHSHPTISETVREAALDLQGRTLNMPPVR
- a CDS encoding electron transfer flavoprotein subunit alpha/FixB family protein is translated as MNRFEEYKDIWVFAEQRDGKLANVALELIGEGRRLSRDMERNTKVYAILAGAQEDVDSLAKECFEYGADGVISLQHPLLKQYTTDAYTKALTELIIQRKPEIVIYGATHIGRDLAPRIAARVDTGLTADCTHLDVNLDKYVDYANKNTTLDTSKIDPASDDGGLKMTRPAFGGNLMATIICPNTRPQMSTVRPGVMQRLERDLQADGEVEVVVPQLEEKDIRIKVLEVIKSAKEMISLTDADIICSGGRGLGGPEGFELMRRFAEKTGGVVGASRAAVDSGWIDHSHQVGQTGTTVKPKIYFACGISGAIQHLAGMQTSDIIVAINKDPDAPIFTVADFGIVGDLYKVVPVIINLWDDAEELYETDLRRQ
- a CDS encoding electron transfer flavoprotein subunit beta/FixA family protein, with the protein product MAYKIIVCAKQVPDTNVIRIDPKTGTLIRQGVPSILNPDDANALEGALTLKDRYPGSTVTVVTMGPPQAKDILIEAIAMGADKGVLLTDRAVGGSDTWATSNALAGMIRYLGDFDILIGGRQAIDGDTAQVGPQIAEKLGIPQVTYVEGLEIEEDGRTVLAKRQLEDGYETVEVALPCMLTCVKELNEPRYMTYAGIFDEEMDEKIITLSATDVNLDPAIVGLKASPTNVFRSFTPKPKGRGIMLDGGDEKEQATRLLVNLKAKHVI
- a CDS encoding acyl-CoA dehydrogenase produces the protein MNFELTKRQEFVRKLVRRFVENEVAPIAAEIDQEHRFPRETIDKMGKLGMMGIAYPKKYGGAGADYVSYIITIEEIAKACATTATAFACHNSLCCWPIYTFGSEEQKMKYLPDLFSGRKLGAFGLTEPGAGSDAGSQQTKAVLENGEWVLNGTKCFITNGGQAQVYVIIAQTDKDLGNKGISAFIVEDTDPGFSIGKIESKMGIRGSATAELVFQDCRIPEDRLLGKYNRGFNIAMEIVDGGRIGVAAEAVGIAEGALETTVEYMKQRRQFGKPLTKFQGLQFDIAEMKARTECARMICYKAAQEKNDGLPYIMDASIAKYYAAETAMFVTTKAVQLHGGYGYTEDYPVERMMRDAKITEIYEGTSEIQKMIIAGQVFK
- a CDS encoding acetyl-CoA hydrolase/transferase family protein, with translation MDYKKIYREKIVSVEEALSHIHQGDRIMTSLCAQAPFLLLKNLHKVAEAGVGFKIYSNMDLFNYPYLVEEKYRDLIDVDSLFEMDGDRAGHRKGLVNYVPGHLHDGSWRWADYYKPNVFIGAVSSMDEHGFCRFSLSNIHEKEFARRADVVICEVNPRLPQVNGDTEIHISDIDYIVESKEPIPVLPETLKLSPEDEAIGGYVSTLVNDGDTIQLGIGKIPDAVANGLMEKQDLGVHTELMTDAIYRLTEAGAVTNRKKTLFRGKSIATFALGSQKLYDMMHQNPGVWIMPGDLVNDSHIIAKNDNMVSINTAIEVDLTGQVCSESIGTLQYSGTGGAVDTSAGAGASKGGRSIICLHSTAKKGERSTINAMHTPGAIVTLSRNNVDYIVTEYGIAPMRGRNIRQRIQNLVAVAHPDFRTEIRKDAEKYQLW
- a CDS encoding zinc-dependent alcohol dehydrogenase, with the translated sequence MIIDVERVGLCGSDLTLWKGTRIFGSGHIMGHEYCGTVVDPGPRKDLCIGDRVAGIPANYCRNCFFCNNGMENLCNETVTKGGPGVTIDGACTARFAVLADKAFKLDSAVKPELGALVEPIANGHHAAITRGNVQAGENILIIGGGIIAILTAWWAKKQGAYIVMSEINENRIAHLKKFSAADEVVNPMEEGALKAVQAKTKIGFDKIFECSHPNDKLFNETLIPMARKGGTIIQVGSMEGVLSFNFFAFQYKELSYVSSWSITENDFTEAICAIEKYPQDFLPHITSVISMGEVQERMTAMSSGKLQDVKVIIDPHR